The following are from one region of the Rhodopirellula bahusiensis genome:
- a CDS encoding COG1361 family protein — translation MTDGSMKTQPIMNDQSPRNGLHAIAGRLRFLSLACVLFSALLSSGCANLRLPAINPTGETLFAPLPTTTSLALPGCLDDGSCGCLGCIKNLGTCLKSPCLGIPNSAFPEPEDPPKCVDPNATIGSGVADTGPCVPGPGCSGDCLTGPPAVLYGTEITAQKACQLPPRGDRGCILLTPQKIVAPVGGEVMLLSGICGTDGYLLTAEPLEWMMTQDSVGHIIEVGDDDPGLVHRLTNVPVAKKETPGFARGVTSTKEMVITRGNNNAADDIKLEKGQTYITVSSPSEGTSHVTVLAPESDCWDQRKATATIYWVDARWQFPSPQRVQAGTVVDLVTRVTRAQGSLPARGWKVRYEIMNPELATFAGTGGSSVVEVNVDDSGDALATLEPVPGTSGNAIVDVRVIRPGGTSDNMPDLTLGRGQAYVTWSSPQLDLRAGGPEVASYQIPFDIFANLRNPGDQDATGVKVELGFPAGVRIITTDAFAKVFTNTIVWDIGTMPAQQQLDLAVNLTSPSALNLTFRASGESGLIAEDTVRVDIFRPALAVRVSPQTDRVTAGDPVTFDLEVENTGDRPLQEVELEVTGDNAMIHREKNSREVGNKKTDGPLEPGEIWQTNVTFVPTDSGQRCIDVVALAAGGQRAQAQSCVIAINPAPPTPAITANLQVRDRMAVGDLILATGRVTNSGEVTLTNVRATMAYDVQLIPRQATTDYPYVIDTPYVIAWTVPEIAPGQTVILETEFEAQTTAQSSRIVFATSSNEGATNNVSDSIQIFPGTPSNAPLTPGPALPPVSPSPNIPGGPGTAPANPNAGRSTPIPGNNTPARAGVLRLQVLQRDISPRVGDPIRYAVAITNDTDLLDSQVQIHFDIPPGVIVENLVQTKSPELSGLDRSGNTMYFTEIKTMKPGETIDYELVLRSNQAQDFNLILEAESRNVPQGIAIREPTTVSP, via the coding sequence ATGACCGATGGATCGATGAAAACGCAACCGATCATGAACGATCAAAGCCCCCGCAATGGCCTGCACGCCATTGCCGGTCGCTTGCGTTTTCTATCGCTGGCATGCGTCCTTTTTTCGGCACTGCTTTCCTCCGGCTGTGCCAACCTTCGCCTGCCCGCGATCAATCCCACGGGCGAAACTCTCTTCGCTCCGCTTCCAACCACGACCAGCCTTGCTCTGCCGGGTTGCCTCGATGACGGAAGCTGTGGTTGCTTGGGTTGTATTAAAAACTTGGGCACCTGCTTGAAATCACCGTGCTTGGGAATCCCCAACTCGGCGTTTCCCGAACCCGAAGATCCACCGAAGTGCGTCGATCCCAATGCCACCATCGGCAGCGGCGTCGCGGACACCGGACCATGTGTTCCCGGCCCCGGTTGCTCGGGCGATTGCTTGACCGGACCGCCCGCTGTTCTCTACGGCACCGAAATCACCGCCCAAAAAGCCTGCCAGTTGCCGCCTCGCGGTGATCGCGGTTGCATCCTGCTGACGCCACAAAAGATCGTGGCTCCGGTCGGCGGTGAAGTCATGTTGTTGTCTGGTATTTGTGGCACCGATGGATACCTGCTGACTGCGGAACCGCTCGAATGGATGATGACGCAAGACAGCGTCGGACACATCATCGAAGTCGGCGACGACGATCCCGGTTTGGTGCATCGCCTGACCAATGTCCCCGTGGCAAAGAAGGAAACCCCCGGTTTCGCTCGCGGCGTGACCAGCACCAAAGAAATGGTGATCACTCGCGGAAACAACAACGCCGCCGACGACATCAAACTCGAAAAGGGCCAAACCTACATCACCGTCAGCAGCCCCAGCGAAGGAACCAGCCACGTCACCGTGTTGGCTCCCGAAAGCGATTGCTGGGATCAACGAAAAGCGACCGCGACGATCTACTGGGTCGACGCTCGTTGGCAATTCCCATCGCCGCAACGCGTTCAGGCTGGCACGGTCGTGGACTTGGTCACCCGAGTCACTCGTGCTCAGGGCAGCCTGCCCGCCCGCGGTTGGAAAGTCCGCTACGAAATCATGAACCCCGAACTGGCAACCTTTGCCGGTACCGGTGGATCATCCGTCGTGGAAGTCAACGTGGACGATTCCGGCGACGCCCTTGCAACTCTGGAACCAGTCCCCGGAACCAGCGGCAACGCCATCGTCGACGTTCGCGTGATTCGCCCCGGTGGCACGTCAGACAACATGCCTGACCTCACGCTCGGACGCGGCCAGGCCTACGTGACCTGGAGCAGTCCCCAATTGGACCTGCGAGCCGGCGGACCCGAAGTCGCGTCGTACCAAATCCCCTTCGACATTTTCGCGAACCTGCGAAACCCCGGCGACCAAGACGCGACCGGCGTCAAAGTTGAACTTGGTTTTCCCGCAGGTGTGCGAATCATCACGACCGATGCGTTTGCGAAAGTCTTCACGAACACGATCGTGTGGGACATCGGCACGATGCCAGCTCAGCAACAACTGGATTTGGCTGTCAATCTCACCTCACCTTCCGCGTTGAATTTGACGTTCCGAGCCTCGGGTGAATCCGGTTTGATCGCCGAGGACACCGTTCGCGTTGACATCTTCCGTCCCGCGTTGGCTGTGCGAGTCTCGCCCCAGACCGACCGCGTCACGGCGGGTGATCCGGTGACCTTCGACCTCGAAGTCGAAAACACTGGCGACCGGCCACTGCAAGAAGTCGAACTGGAAGTGACCGGCGACAACGCGATGATTCACCGGGAAAAGAACAGCCGCGAAGTTGGCAATAAGAAAACGGACGGCCCGTTGGAACCAGGCGAGATCTGGCAAACTAACGTCACATTCGTGCCAACCGATTCGGGGCAACGCTGCATCGATGTGGTTGCCTTGGCCGCAGGAGGCCAGCGAGCACAGGCTCAGTCATGCGTGATCGCGATCAACCCTGCTCCGCCCACACCAGCCATCACCGCAAACCTGCAAGTCCGCGACCGAATGGCGGTCGGCGACTTGATCCTCGCGACCGGACGAGTCACCAACTCTGGCGAAGTCACATTGACCAACGTGCGAGCCACGATGGCTTACGACGTGCAATTGATCCCGCGTCAAGCGACGACAGACTACCCCTACGTGATCGACACGCCATACGTCATCGCTTGGACTGTGCCTGAAATCGCACCCGGCCAAACGGTGATCTTGGAAACCGAGTTTGAAGCTCAAACGACAGCACAAAGCAGCCGCATCGTGTTTGCCACTTCCAGCAATGAAGGTGCGACCAACAATGTCTCTGACAGCATTCAAATCTTCCCCGGCACACCCAGCAACGCTCCTTTGACACCCGGTCCGGCACTTCCACCCGTCAGCCCATCGCCGAACATTCCCGGCGGCCCTGGCACAGCCCCCGCGAATCCCAACGCGGGCCGAAGCACGCCGATCCCTGGCAACAACACGCCTGCTCGAGCGGGTGTGCTGCGACTGCAAGTCTTGCAACGCGACATTTCACCTCGCGTGGGAGATCCGATCCGCTACGCCGTCGCAATCACCAACGACACCGACCTGCTCGACTCGCAAGTCCAGATCCACTTCGATATCCCACCGGGAGTCATCGTGGAAAACTTGGTGCAAACCAAGAGCCCTGAACTTTCAGGTTTGGACCGGAGCGGCAACACGATGTACTTCACCGAGATCAAAACCATGAAACCGGGCGAGACCATCGACTACGAATTGGTCCTGCGAAGCAACCAAGCCCAGGACTTCAACCTGATCCTCGAAGCCGAAAGCCGCAACGTCCCCCAAGGCATCGCCATCCGAGAACCAACCACGGTCTCGCCGTAG
- a CDS encoding Gfo/Idh/MocA family protein gives MQPEPTRTEDERRPVRFGILGTGRITRRLVADLQSTPGASVTAIASRTSERARWYADSYGIANAVSGYAELIARDDVDAVYVALPPSLHAEWMIASAAAGKHVLCEKPLATTSSVTQQMADACTKARVHWLDATAWLHHDRTDMFRTWVKDAKVPQGEAEFRLGALRHVSSAVSFYNPFQSGDHRQDASLGGGCLLDLGWYAAGILRLANDGLPTTVNAQSVMRGGVPYRVTAMMDFPNEVSATMSCGFDTSTRKWFEIAGEEASIVCDDFTRPWPDKPARGWVHEASGKVHPFSCECHQEHNMISRLVGWINATEQDEQLWDSPSPPWEAYHQQALETQRMLEAIETSMTTGQTVTL, from the coding sequence TTGCAGCCAGAACCCACACGCACGGAAGACGAACGCCGACCGGTCCGGTTTGGCATTTTGGGCACCGGCCGAATCACTCGCCGGTTGGTCGCGGACTTGCAATCCACACCCGGTGCAAGCGTGACCGCGATTGCCAGTCGGACTTCCGAGCGGGCACGTTGGTACGCCGACTCATACGGCATTGCCAACGCCGTGTCCGGTTATGCGGAGTTGATCGCTCGTGACGACGTGGACGCGGTTTACGTGGCGTTGCCGCCATCGTTGCACGCGGAATGGATGATCGCGTCAGCCGCGGCGGGCAAACACGTGCTCTGCGAAAAACCACTGGCGACAACGTCCTCGGTAACTCAGCAGATGGCGGACGCCTGTACAAAGGCTCGCGTGCATTGGCTCGATGCGACGGCGTGGTTGCATCACGATCGAACAGACATGTTTCGAACTTGGGTGAAAGACGCGAAAGTTCCTCAAGGCGAAGCGGAGTTTCGGCTCGGTGCTTTGCGGCACGTCAGTTCGGCGGTCTCGTTCTACAACCCGTTTCAATCCGGCGATCATCGCCAAGACGCTTCGTTGGGTGGCGGCTGCCTTCTGGATTTGGGTTGGTACGCGGCGGGGATCTTGCGGCTTGCCAATGATGGGTTGCCGACCACGGTGAATGCTCAATCGGTGATGCGTGGTGGCGTGCCCTACCGCGTGACCGCGATGATGGATTTTCCGAACGAGGTTTCCGCAACGATGTCATGCGGCTTTGACACATCAACGCGAAAATGGTTTGAGATCGCGGGCGAAGAAGCGTCCATCGTTTGCGATGACTTCACGCGGCCTTGGCCGGACAAGCCTGCGCGGGGATGGGTGCACGAGGCGTCAGGCAAAGTGCATCCGTTCAGTTGCGAGTGCCACCAAGAGCACAACATGATTTCGCGATTGGTTGGTTGGATCAACGCGACCGAACAAGACGAACAACTTTGGGATTCGCCATCGCCTCCTTGGGAAGCGTATCATCAGCAGGCGTTGGAGACCCAGCGGATGTTGGAGGCGATCGAAACTTCGATGACGACCGGCCAAACGGTGACGCTATGA
- a CDS encoding P-II family nitrogen regulator, protein MILIQAIIQPTKLSNVQSALDEAGFSDTIVGDALGYGRQRGQTALFRGNEYKIDLLRKVTFEMVIDDDDLEPVVEIIRDASRTGTEGQIGDGKIFVLPVASVIDI, encoded by the coding sequence ATGATTTTGATTCAAGCCATCATTCAACCAACCAAACTGTCCAACGTGCAATCGGCTCTCGATGAAGCGGGCTTCAGCGACACGATTGTTGGCGATGCTCTCGGGTACGGTCGTCAGCGCGGGCAAACGGCCTTGTTTCGTGGCAACGAATACAAGATCGATTTGCTGCGGAAGGTCACGTTCGAAATGGTGATCGACGACGACGACTTGGAGCCTGTCGTGGAGATCATTCGCGATGCATCACGAACCGGAACCGAAGGCCAGATCGGCGACGGCAAGATCTTTGTGCTGCCTGTCGCCAGCGTAATCGATATTTGA
- a CDS encoding ABC transporter permease produces MNTAGPMLALVIVILFFAVAEWATGSDGNFTSMSSVRLVGIQSVKIGIASLGMTLIIISGGIDLSAGTAAALCGCVAALTLKSEWSIFPALAMAIGAGALCGLFNGILIAGLRLTPFIISLGSMTIFMGLGKSLSEQGGTITPKAERIPEWLWASVTPFPNPEWIAYPLLPNFGWGVWLTIVLAIGTALLLHQTLFGRHVFAIGSSEATARLCGVKVRKTKILVYVIAGALFGLAGCVDIARLGKGDASAGMGLELEIIAAVVIGGGSLLGGRGSVVGTLCGVLIMSVIAHGCTSLGLENHIENILLGVIIVAAVYVDRLRALKKDSV; encoded by the coding sequence TTGAATACCGCCGGACCGATGTTGGCATTGGTCATCGTGATTCTGTTCTTTGCCGTTGCCGAATGGGCAACCGGCAGCGACGGAAATTTCACGTCCATGTCGTCGGTGCGATTGGTTGGCATTCAGAGCGTCAAGATCGGCATCGCTTCGCTGGGAATGACGTTGATCATCATTAGCGGCGGAATCGATTTGTCCGCGGGCACGGCGGCGGCTCTGTGTGGATGTGTCGCGGCGCTGACGCTCAAAAGTGAATGGTCGATTTTTCCGGCTCTCGCGATGGCCATCGGTGCCGGGGCGTTGTGTGGGTTGTTCAATGGCATCTTGATCGCGGGATTGCGATTGACGCCCTTCATTATCTCGTTGGGATCGATGACGATCTTCATGGGGTTGGGCAAGAGCCTGTCCGAGCAAGGTGGCACGATCACACCGAAGGCCGAAAGAATTCCTGAATGGCTTTGGGCATCGGTCACGCCGTTTCCCAACCCGGAATGGATTGCCTACCCGTTACTGCCTAATTTTGGTTGGGGCGTTTGGTTGACGATCGTGCTCGCGATTGGAACCGCGTTGTTGCTGCATCAAACGCTGTTCGGACGACATGTATTCGCGATCGGATCCAGCGAAGCGACTGCGCGACTTTGCGGCGTGAAAGTTCGGAAAACAAAGATCTTGGTTTACGTCATCGCGGGAGCTTTGTTTGGTTTGGCCGGATGTGTCGACATCGCGCGACTCGGAAAGGGTGATGCATCCGCGGGGATGGGATTGGAACTGGAGATCATCGCCGCGGTGGTGATCGGTGGCGGATCATTGCTGGGTGGTCGTGGCAGCGTGGTTGGAACGCTGTGTGGTGTCTTGATCATGAGCGTGATTGCTCATGGTTGCACCTCGTTGGGGCTGGAAAACCACATTGAAAACATTCTGCTGGGTGTGATCATTGTCGCGGCGGTTTACGTCGATCGACTGCGAGCACTCAAGAAAGATTCTGTATGA
- a CDS encoding nucleoside monophosphate kinase: MDSLDETPEIANPDVPDSVADMAEDQASQLVTDEAVAAAAAHSVEDLEVKDAHVIFTNVWNDLEEEYGRENLRFTKELILLGGAPGSGKGTNSGFISKARGLTCDPIVVSSLLDTPEAKRIKEAGGMVGDTEVVGILFRKLLEEEYRDGCILDGFPRTRVQVECLHQLVQKMNQLYREYHSTPLAINFRKPTVHAVVLFIDEKTSIERQLLRGRKIAEHNERVETENDGEPLELRLTDLDPTAAKRRYRVFKEKTWDALQSLKKIYHYHFIDAGGDIAEVERNIRSELEYQSSLELDPETYDAVRHLPLASELGVHARQELVRRLDGYELEHRELFHHVIEIIQSRFMPIVRRHAIAGLAVVNSEDAIFEDPMTLAMVIDVFAERGFRAVANINLAETPDHFDLETGKITCVTKKIYRFQIRFLGSEIRRGGR; the protein is encoded by the coding sequence ATGGACTCACTGGACGAAACCCCCGAAATCGCCAATCCGGATGTGCCGGACTCGGTCGCGGACATGGCTGAAGATCAAGCATCCCAATTGGTGACCGACGAAGCGGTCGCCGCTGCGGCGGCACATTCTGTGGAAGATTTGGAAGTCAAAGACGCCCATGTGATCTTCACCAACGTTTGGAACGACTTGGAGGAAGAGTACGGCCGCGAAAATTTGCGGTTCACCAAAGAATTGATTCTGTTGGGCGGAGCACCGGGATCGGGCAAGGGAACCAACAGCGGTTTTATCTCGAAGGCTCGTGGTTTGACCTGCGATCCGATCGTGGTCAGCAGTCTGCTCGACACCCCCGAAGCAAAACGCATCAAAGAAGCCGGCGGGATGGTCGGCGACACCGAAGTTGTCGGGATCTTGTTCCGCAAGCTCTTGGAAGAAGAGTATCGCGACGGATGCATCCTCGATGGATTCCCGCGAACTCGTGTTCAGGTGGAATGTTTGCACCAGTTGGTTCAGAAAATGAATCAACTTTATCGCGAGTATCATTCGACGCCGTTAGCGATCAACTTTCGCAAGCCAACCGTTCACGCGGTCGTGTTGTTCATTGACGAAAAGACCAGCATCGAACGTCAATTGCTTCGTGGTCGCAAGATTGCCGAGCACAACGAACGTGTCGAAACCGAAAACGACGGCGAGCCACTCGAGCTGCGTTTGACGGACTTGGATCCGACGGCCGCAAAACGACGTTATCGCGTGTTCAAGGAAAAGACTTGGGATGCGCTGCAGTCGCTGAAGAAGATTTATCACTACCACTTCATCGACGCCGGTGGCGACATCGCGGAAGTGGAACGGAACATTCGCAGCGAGCTCGAGTATCAGTCTTCGCTGGAATTGGATCCAGAAACCTACGACGCGGTTAGGCACCTGCCGCTGGCGTCGGAACTTGGCGTGCATGCCCGCCAAGAATTGGTTCGTCGACTGGACGGTTATGAACTGGAACATCGTGAGTTGTTCCATCATGTGATTGAGATCATCCAAAGTCGATTCATGCCGATTGTGCGTCGTCACGCGATCGCTGGTTTGGCGGTCGTGAACAGTGAAGACGCGATCTTCGAAGACCCAATGACTTTGGCAATGGTGATCGATGTGTTCGCGGAGCGTGGGTTCCGCGCGGTCGCAAACATCAACTTGGCCGAGACTCCCGATCACTTTGATTTGGAAACCGGCAAGATCACTTGCGTGACGAAGAAGATCTACCGCTTCCAAATTCGGTTCTTGGGATCGGAAATTCGTCGTGGCGGGCGCTGA
- the mqnB gene encoding futalosine hydrolase, with translation MAGADSTLLLIPTSGERAELLNHLDLRAVSMKGWHCELCGFGLVAAAAATMRAIRTHQPTRVILAGIAGGLSDAASVGSAHWFDEAICDGIGVGEGDEFVSADTLGWKQWASGDDESQESIGDQIELARPGNATGKKTPKNTLVSVCAASSEDSMASRRRNLAGETDRDSVIAEDMEAFGVAMACQMTSTPCMVVRGISNVAGDRDHSKWQINSALRSVAERLMELN, from the coding sequence GTGGCGGGCGCTGATTCGACGCTGTTGTTGATTCCAACTTCGGGTGAACGGGCCGAGTTGTTGAACCATTTGGATCTGCGAGCAGTGTCGATGAAAGGTTGGCACTGCGAGCTTTGCGGGTTCGGGTTGGTGGCTGCCGCCGCCGCGACCATGCGAGCGATCCGAACGCATCAACCGACACGAGTCATTTTGGCGGGAATCGCGGGCGGATTGTCGGATGCGGCCTCCGTCGGATCAGCTCATTGGTTTGACGAAGCGATTTGTGACGGCATCGGCGTCGGCGAGGGCGACGAATTTGTTTCCGCCGATACACTCGGTTGGAAACAATGGGCGAGCGGCGATGACGAATCGCAAGAATCCATCGGTGACCAAATTGAGTTGGCTCGTCCCGGCAACGCGACGGGAAAGAAAACACCAAAGAACACATTGGTAAGCGTCTGCGCCGCGTCGTCGGAGGACTCGATGGCGTCTCGTCGCCGAAACCTCGCCGGCGAGACCGATCGCGACTCTGTGATCGCGGAAGACATGGAGGCATTCGGTGTCGCCATGGCTTGCCAGATGACATCTACACCGTGCATGGTCGTTCGCGGGATCAGCAATGTGGCCGGCGACCGTGATCACTCCAAGTGGCAAATCAATTCGGCACTTCGATCCGTCGCCGAACGATTGATGGAATTGAACTGA
- a CDS encoding YdjY domain-containing protein: MSMKSVSGLRQSDLRSNPWTWPPVAGVEVIRSGRLSLTVLAVMLFTLIGSTCPTNVRAQDDSGQNNAGTEQASDAEDQRSLGVAAPDDPDPYDDAAIQAELEEWDRQMRAMADKYAAPPGAKQITKLPDLWIDTKAKRIYIDGYVTMRKGGLEMFACPVGTKEHESVVAAFAKSKEVHAGLLALGTKSGTPVSYDPEFKPPTGQPVAVWVTWRDEAGKFKVADARSWVQNNETKKSLAEQWVFAGSQLWTDPVDKVTHYSADSGDMICVSNFSSAMLDVPFSSSAQAGNLLFLAFTEHIPEQATSVRLVLVPQFENDPTATTPPDESILPLPSKDKKKPAEKTDDAKAASKSSESESSQNATGNR, from the coding sequence ATGTCCATGAAATCTGTTTCCGGCCTGCGACAATCTGATTTGCGATCCAATCCATGGACTTGGCCCCCGGTAGCGGGCGTGGAAGTCATCAGGAGTGGCCGATTGAGTCTGACCGTATTGGCTGTGATGCTGTTCACGTTGATCGGAAGCACTTGTCCGACCAACGTCAGGGCTCAAGACGATTCGGGTCAGAACAACGCGGGGACGGAGCAGGCCTCCGATGCCGAGGATCAACGTTCGCTGGGCGTGGCCGCACCCGATGATCCCGATCCCTATGACGACGCTGCCATCCAAGCCGAATTGGAAGAGTGGGACCGGCAAATGCGAGCGATGGCGGACAAGTACGCGGCGCCTCCGGGAGCCAAGCAGATCACGAAGCTTCCTGATTTGTGGATCGATACGAAAGCCAAACGCATCTACATCGATGGCTACGTGACGATGCGAAAAGGTGGCTTGGAAATGTTCGCTTGCCCGGTCGGAACAAAAGAACATGAATCGGTCGTCGCCGCGTTCGCGAAAAGCAAAGAAGTTCACGCGGGTTTGTTGGCTTTGGGAACCAAGTCGGGAACGCCGGTCTCCTACGATCCTGAATTCAAACCGCCGACGGGCCAACCGGTTGCCGTTTGGGTGACTTGGCGCGACGAGGCTGGCAAGTTCAAAGTGGCCGACGCGAGGTCGTGGGTCCAGAACAATGAAACCAAGAAGTCGTTGGCCGAACAATGGGTTTTCGCGGGCAGTCAACTTTGGACGGATCCGGTCGACAAGGTCACTCACTACTCGGCGGATTCGGGCGACATGATTTGCGTGTCCAACTTCAGCAGTGCGATGTTGGACGTGCCGTTTTCCAGCAGTGCCCAAGCCGGCAACTTGTTGTTCTTGGCTTTCACCGAGCACATTCCTGAACAAGCGACGTCCGTTCGACTGGTTTTGGTGCCTCAGTTCGAAAATGATCCAACGGCGACCACGCCGCCCGATGAATCGATTTTGCCGCTGCCAAGCAAAGACAAAAAGAAGCCCGCGGAGAAGACAGACGATGCGAAGGCGGCATCCAAATCCAGCGAATCAGAGTCCAGCCAAAACGCGACGGGAAATCGCTGA
- a CDS encoding 3-hydroxyacyl-CoA dehydrogenase family protein, whose amino-acid sequence MLVGAGVVGRAIATDHLLAGCEVWMADRDEAVLSEACDAVLQRTDGMADSASPWGALIPIPVVHLMPHIPSEDIVESDASPTWMVIESIAEKLPIKQAFFADVETWFSRSPILTTNTSTLPITEIAGAMHTHASRFCGMHFFMPVVGRHAAEIIVHPGTSDSVIAACEEHVRHLKKAPLRVLDSPGFVVNRMLAPYLNLAMQLLCAGVSASTICEAALRYGMPMSPFELIDLIGPRTAFDGGRVVWQSFPHRMDPSPLLPAMVKRSLLGVAGKKGFYDYADDGSRKGDDLSDEASTLMERYSRDDFGAAEIQGDTQLIADMFATAMCREADAISEAGVASEKTIDHAMAGGLGYVAPDPTMTWREHIESIGETRFDQIANRFPKLKSLR is encoded by the coding sequence TTGTTGGTTGGCGCAGGAGTCGTCGGCCGCGCGATCGCCACGGATCATTTGTTGGCGGGATGCGAAGTTTGGATGGCGGATCGAGACGAAGCGGTTTTGTCAGAAGCTTGCGACGCGGTCTTGCAGCGAACCGATGGCATGGCCGATTCAGCTTCACCATGGGGAGCGTTGATTCCGATTCCCGTGGTGCATTTGATGCCCCACATTCCCAGCGAAGACATCGTCGAATCGGATGCGTCGCCGACTTGGATGGTGATTGAGTCCATTGCAGAGAAGTTGCCGATCAAGCAAGCCTTCTTCGCCGATGTTGAAACCTGGTTTTCTCGGTCGCCAATTCTGACCACCAACACGTCGACGCTGCCGATCACCGAGATCGCTGGTGCAATGCACACTCATGCGTCGCGTTTTTGTGGGATGCATTTTTTCATGCCGGTGGTCGGGCGACACGCGGCGGAGATCATCGTTCATCCGGGGACCAGCGATTCGGTCATCGCGGCTTGCGAAGAGCATGTTCGACATTTGAAGAAGGCTCCATTGCGAGTCTTGGATTCGCCTGGCTTTGTCGTCAATCGCATGCTGGCTCCCTATCTGAATCTCGCGATGCAGTTGCTGTGTGCTGGCGTGTCGGCCTCCACCATTTGTGAGGCGGCCCTGCGGTATGGCATGCCGATGTCGCCGTTCGAATTGATTGACTTGATCGGACCGCGGACGGCGTTTGACGGCGGTCGAGTGGTTTGGCAATCGTTCCCGCACCGAATGGATCCGTCGCCGTTGTTGCCCGCGATGGTCAAGCGATCGCTGCTTGGCGTTGCCGGGAAGAAGGGCTTCTATGACTATGCCGACGACGGTTCTCGCAAAGGCGATGATCTATCGGATGAAGCGAGTACTCTGATGGAACGGTACTCCCGCGACGATTTTGGTGCGGCTGAGATCCAGGGGGATACGCAACTGATCGCGGACATGTTTGCCACGGCGATGTGTCGGGAGGCTGACGCGATTTCGGAGGCGGGTGTGGCTTCTGAGAAGACGATCGATCACGCCATGGCGGGTGGTCTAGGTTACGTCGCGCCGGATCCCACGATGACTTGGCGAGAGCACATTGAATCGATCGGAGAGACTCGCTTCGATCAAATCGCGAATCGTTTTCCGAAGCTGAAATCGCTCCGTTAG